Genomic window (Candidatus Thermoplasmatota archaeon):
GGAAAAACTAGTTTAATCATAAGGATAATAAAACAACTAGAAAAACAAGGATACAAAACAGCGGTCATAAAAATGACAGATAAAAAAACTACGATGGATATCAAAGGAAAAGATACCTATATATTTACACAAGCTGGGGCTAGACTAGCGGTACTAAAATCACAAAATGAAACAGATATAATAATAAAAAGAAAACAGGATTTAGATGAAATAATAAAAAACATTGGCACTCTAGGAATTTACGATATTATATTAGTTGAAGGAGCAAATGATAGAAATACACAAAAAATAAGAATAGGAGATATACCAGAAAGACCAAACACTATACATCATTATAAAGGTGATTTCAACAAATTGTTTGGTTTGATTAAAAAACAGATAGAGCAACAAAAACAAGGTTCTAAAGAGAAATTAGAGATTAAAGTCAACGATAAAAATATACAATTAAACGAGTTTACCAAAAAGTTCATAAAAAACACCATATATGGTATGCTAAAAACACTTAAGGGCGTAAAAGAAATTAAAAAATTAGAGATAAACTACGAAGAATCATAGTAACGTGTATGTTATTCTAACCCTGTTCTCGCCTTTGCTCTCCTTTTTAGTTATTTTCATTGCTTTAATTTCACTAGTGTTCTTTATATGTGTACCTGCGCAGGGGCAGATATCAAAACCTTCAATTTCTATGATCCTCAATCTGTTGATTGATTTAGGTAACAAATCAAGGTTGCAACGCTGCTGGTCAACACGTTTTTCAAGACTCTCACGAGTCCCCTCATAAATTTTAACTGGTATGTTGCGACTAACAATATCA
Coding sequences:
- the mobB gene encoding molybdopterin-guanine dinucleotide biosynthesis protein B, with amino-acid sequence MKNPAVFGFYGYSKKGKTSLIIRIIKQLEKQGYKTAVIKMTDKKTTMDIKGKDTYIFTQAGARLAVLKSQNETDIIIKRKQDLDEIIKNIGTLGIYDIILVEGANDRNTQKIRIGDIPERPNTIHHYKGDFNKLFGLIKKQIEQQKQGSKEKLEIKVNDKNIQLNEFTKKFIKNTIYGMLKTLKGVKEIKKLEINYEES